In Bacteroides coprosuis DSM 18011, the following are encoded in one genomic region:
- a CDS encoding Octanoyltransferase (COGs: COG0321 Lipoate-protein ligase B~HAMAP: Octanoyltransferase~InterPro IPR000544:IPR004143~KEGG: bth:BT_1089 lipoate-protein ligase B~PFAM: Biotin/lipoate A/B protein ligase~PRIAM: Lipoyl(octanoyl) transferase~SPTR: Octanoyltransferase;~TIGRFAM: Octanoyltransferase~IMG reference gene:2504107011~PFAM: Biotin/lipoate A/B protein ligase family~TIGRFAM: lipoate-protein ligase B): MFRSYLFYKSMKTITENWNIITYAEAWEKQTEYFNEIIDAKVNNKPHTNTLIFCEHPHVYTIGKHGKDANLLINDQFLKQIQASYFHIDRGGDITYHGPGQIVCYPIIDLEDYHLGLKEYIHLLEEAVIQTCRHYGVEAGRLEKATGVWLDAHQPTARKICAIGVRCSRYVSMHGLAFNVNTNLNYFNYINPCGFVDKGVTSLSKELGKEIPLKEAEKVLEEHLLKLLNDQVSVK; the protein is encoded by the coding sequence ATGTTTCGGAGTTATTTATTTTATAAATCTATGAAGACTATTACCGAAAATTGGAATATCATCACCTATGCCGAAGCATGGGAAAAACAGACTGAATATTTTAATGAAATCATTGATGCAAAAGTCAATAACAAACCACATACCAATACGTTAATCTTCTGTGAGCATCCTCATGTTTATACAATCGGGAAACATGGTAAGGATGCCAACTTATTAATCAATGATCAATTCTTAAAGCAGATACAAGCATCCTACTTTCATATTGATAGAGGAGGAGATATCACTTATCACGGACCAGGGCAAATAGTGTGTTACCCAATAATCGATTTGGAGGATTATCACTTGGGTTTGAAGGAGTATATTCATCTTCTCGAGGAAGCAGTTATTCAAACTTGTCGCCATTATGGTGTGGAGGCTGGAAGACTCGAAAAGGCTACTGGAGTGTGGCTCGATGCTCATCAACCTACCGCTCGAAAGATATGTGCGATAGGGGTGCGTTGCAGTAGATATGTCAGTATGCATGGTCTAGCTTTCAACGTAAATACTAATTTAAATTATTTCAACTATATCAACCCCTGTGGGTTTGTAGATAAAGGTGTAACTTCTCTCTCCAAAGAGCTAGGAAAAGAAATACCTTTAAAAGAAGCAGAAAAGGTATTGGAAGAACATCTGCTAAAATTGCTGAATGATCAGGTCTCTGTAAAATAA